The Calditerrivibrio sp. genome segment TATCTAACAAATAAATTAATAACTTTTTTATTTAACATAACCTCTGCCTATTTTTCTACCTCATAAGCAAATTCTACTTCGGAGCGATCCTTGCCAAAATTAGCAGTTACAACAATATTTATGAGATACAGATCATAATTTTTAGACGGTGTACCGTAAGCATAGGTAGATTTATTGATTACCCTAATTGTACCAGTGTATCCTGTTCCATCCAAAAGATTGGCTACATTTGTCACGACACTACCTGATGAACAAGGGGAAGGGTTGCAGGTTAGACTATCAGTATTTATTTTCAAAACAATTACATCGGTAAGTCCTTTAGCTGCTTCTAAAGCACTTGTATAAATTTTTCCTTTTCCAGAAAGGGTTGTACCTGACATTATTAAGTACAATAGTGCAGAAATAAATCCCAGAGCAACAAAAGATAAGATCAACGTTACAATCAACGAAAACCCTTTTTTGTTAGTTCTTATGGTATTTATGATATTAGTCACTGAAACCAACTCCTCTTATATTTACAGTTTTGGAAGATACTTTAAGTATTTTCCATCTGTAGTTTGAATATTGGGAAACACCGCTAAGACTAAAAGTTACATTAGAACCTATCTCATTATCATAAAACGTCACCACGTTTGATGAATGATTATAATCTTTGTCAAAAGCACCATCATGGGTGAGAATAAAGACAGAAATTGTTTGTAAGTTGTTATAGATTTTTGTTACGTTATCAAGTGCCGTTACAGATAGATTGTCAAAATAGCTATCTGTACTACCATTGCCATCCGTATCAACTCCAAAATATACTTTAAAACCTTTCACACAGTTTACAACAGGGGTACCAGATCTTAACAAATTTTTTGTTGAGGGGTTACACCTCTGTGGGGGTGTCCCTCCTAAATTGTAAGTTACAGATTCGTAATCATTACTAAGATTAGAAAGGGGATACCCAAAAGCTAAATGATTGGGATTTGGGAATGGAGATGTCTGGGAAATCTGATTTGATGAAAGGGTTCCTTTGGTCCATTTTTTTCTATAACCATCAACAACGACAATGTTATTGTTCGTTTTATCAACCCTTCTATCAGAATTATTATCTACAAATACCCATTTGCTGGTGGTGTTATCAAATCTGAGCAGAATCAGTCCTTGTGTTTTATCAGAAGATGGGGATTGGGTTGAATATAGCGTAAGAGTTATATTATCTCCGGATCCACTCAATGCCACTGGGGTTGTATTATCAGTAAGCCCCAACCCAGCTAAAGAGATATCTTTACGTAAAATTTCTACCCCTATCTGTTCTTCTATAATTTTACTCCCACTCATAGATTCCTTTTTGTAACCTTTCAACAATGAAATATAAGTAAGATAAACAGCTGATAACACAATCAACATTATCAAAATAGTAATCAATAATTCAATAAGACTATACCCTTTTACTTTTGTCATAATCCTGACTTACCCTTATAAATTTTCGTTTGGTATGTAACCCTTTTAAGCCCTTTATAATTATAACATGTAGTAACCACCAGATCATATACCCTATCTTGTGAATTTGGCAAAACTGTATAGCTCCAAACAGTTTCAAATTTTACCATACCGTTTTTTAATGGTATATTGTTTATAGCTTTATCAGAATTATCTAAAGGGTTACATTCATTTATTGTCCCAGTGGAAATCGTAGTATTATCTCCTCTAAGCTTATCTGCATAGCTTTGGGCAATTTTGGAGGCAGTGTTTCTTAAAAAAGTGGATGTGTTATTTTCAATTGCTAATATTAAAGAATAATTTAGACCGAGCAAAAGTATAGCAAAGATAAAAAGGGATATTATTGCTTCTATTAAACCAAACCCTTTATTGTTATTTTGCGTCACAATTTCCCCCATTCATCTTCCCTAAGTATACCATATCAGAAAACTTTACACAATTAAATTGGACATCAACAATCTCTTCCGGGTATATTTTACCTGTCGATTTTAAAAATCCATTTTTATCAAACAGATAAGAACTGTTATCACTTAGAAATTTTTTATTAAGTTTAACTCTTTCCTTTACTCCATCATTTGAATTTGTATTGTTGTCAATAACTATCTCAAAACCATCTGCCGAAAGATACACGTAGTTATTTTCCTTATCTGTAAAAGCAGAGGTTCTTGCTTTTGTAGCTAAAGCAAAGATTTTATACACATCATTCTCAAGATCCCTGCTTTTGGAATACGAATTGTAGCTTATAACGGCAATACCTATAAGTATCGACAAAATGCTTATAACAACCATCAACTCAATTAGTGTAAAAGCCCTAAGTTTTATTTTTCTATCCAAAATAGTATCCTCCCTCTTCTTAATATATTACCAATCCCTAAATTTTCATCAACGGTTATATCCACAATACCGACTGGTGACGTGTAATACCCTTTGGTATCGCTAACCAGTTTTGTGTTTAAAACACTCATACCACCAGAAGTATCTACAGCAATACCTTTTGGTTCTACTGTCACTTGATAACCAGTACAGACTGGATTGTTGTTGGAGATGTTGATTGATCTGCCAGTTGCACAGTTTAACATCCATATTTTAGATGTTGCTTCCATAGTACAAGGATCAGTGGCATATTTTGTACTCACAAACAGCACAACCTGATCTTTATATAACACAGGGTCTATTAAAACTTTTTCCCTTAGGTAGCCTGCCACAGGTGTATTTGTTTTATCGAGGGCATATTTCCAACCAGCAGTTTTTGCATTGATATTTGTACTGTTATCTTGTAACGCTTTGCAAGGATTATCTGTCAAGGTAATAGAATGAGCAGCATTTATTGTCCCTTTACAGCCATCCTGAATAGTGCAGTCAAAAGGTATCCCCCATATATAGTTTTCATCGTTATTACCGGGTGTTCCTTCTGAATCACCAGCATAAAAATGCCTACCAGAACCAAAAAACAGATAAGGTCTTCCAAAGCAGCTACCAGAAGTGATTTTCGAAGTTATTGCGTTTTGAGCTACGTTTAGGTAACTTTTGTTAAAGTCCCACTTCGAAGGTGCGTCTGACTTCGTCTGTATCAACAATACCCCACCACCTGAGTTTGTACTTGATGATGCATCCACGTAACCAACAGCCACAAAGTCTGTATATCCATCATTATTCAAATCTATACCTTCGGTAAAAAGTTTTCCAGAGAAAGCAGTATTCATATTCAACTGATTATTCGTGGTTTTATAAACGGAGTTGATCTTATAATCAGATGTCAATGATAGTATAAAGTATTTAAGACCTTTTGTGGATTTCCCTTTGTAATGGGTGGGCCCATTGCCAAACATTATATACCTACCTTCTGGTCTCTTTATATAAGCTGGCCCTGAGTAAGAAAAACCAAGATCAACGTCTGAAAATTCCCACAATACTACTGGATTAGTTGGGTTTGAAATATCTATTGCAAAGTAGGAGGATAGTCCATCTGTCTCAGCAGGAGTGCAAACATCAGTGCTATCCTTCTTATCACAGCTACATCCCCCACCCAGCCTTAGTCCACCAATAAGGATCTTCTTCTCACCTTCATCAATAATATAAGGTGGCAAGTCAACAAAGTATGTATGGCAGTAATCATTATCCTTGAGATACTTTAGATAAGGTATTACATTTCTTGGTATAAATGCCCATAGTTCTGTACCAATATTGTTTTTTGAACAGGGAGAAACATTTGAGTCATTACAGAGCTCGGCAATATCTTTGTTTGTTTCATTTTGTAAATTTTTCGTTTTACCTACTCTAAACGCATGAAGCATACCATCATTTGCCCCAACATAAAGGACATTGTAGTCAGAAAAAGTATTTGTATCGTATTTTACTAAAACTGGTTTTGAATGTATTATATCCCCGAGCTTCCATACACCTGTTGCACCTTTATAGGTAACGGTTCTCTGTCTCCATCCAGGTATATCGATACCACGCACATAATCAGTAAGGTTATCAACTATGCCGCTAGTTACACCCATTAAACTTGAGAAATTACTTTTATTCGCTTTTATGAAGTCGTATTGGGACGTTGTATTATATGTGCTCGTGTTGTAAGTATGAGTAAAGATTTTTCTGTTGTTAGGATTGGTTGTCAAAAGGATATACCCAGAATCCCATAT includes the following:
- a CDS encoding PilW family protein — encoded protein: MLIVLSAVYLTYISLLKGYKKESMSGSKIIEEQIGVEILRKDISLAGLGLTDNTTPVALSGSGDNITLTLYSTQSPSSDKTQGLILLRFDNTTSKWVFVDNNSDRRVDKTNNNIVVVDGYRKKWTKGTLSSNQISQTSPFPNPNHLAFGYPLSNLSNDYESVTYNLGGTPPQRCNPSTKNLLRSGTPVVNCVKGFKVYFGVDTDGNGSTDSYFDNLSVTALDNVTKIYNNLQTISVFILTHDGAFDKDYNHSSNVVTFYDNEIGSNVTFSLSGVSQYSNYRWKILKVSSKTVNIRGVGFSD
- a CDS encoding prepilin-type N-terminal cleavage/methylation domain-containing protein, whose product is MTQNNNKGFGLIEAIISLFIFAILLLGLNYSLILAIENNTSTFLRNTASKIAQSYADKLRGDNTTISTGTINECNPLDNSDKAINNIPLKNGMVKFETVWSYTVLPNSQDRVYDLVVTTCYNYKGLKRVTYQTKIYKGKSGL
- a CDS encoding prepilin-type N-terminal cleavage/methylation domain-containing protein: MDRKIKLRAFTLIELMVVISILSILIGIAVISYNSYSKSRDLENDVYKIFALATKARTSAFTDKENNYVYLSADGFEIVIDNNTNSNDGVKERVKLNKKFLSDNSSYLFDKNGFLKSTGKIYPEEIVDVQFNCVKFSDMVYLGKMNGGNCDAK